TAATCGACGCCTCCCTACCGCTTCTTCTTGGCCGACACCCAGACGTCGATCTCGGCCACGACCGGGGCGTTGCCGGCGTCATCCAGGTAGTCCACCTTGACCGTGACCAGCTGCCCACCGGTCTCCGGGGTGAGCTCATCGAAGTTGGGGAAGTCGGCGGTGGCGGTGACGGTCAGGCCGCCCGTGGACTTCGTGGGGTACTCCGCGCGCATGCCCCGGGGGATCCACCGGTGCGTGTCCGGAACCGAGACCTCGCAGAGCAGGCCCATGGCGGCTTCCGCACCGTTAAGCGCGGCGATGACATGGTAGGTGCCGATATGGTTGCGCACTCCCCACCAGTCGCCGATGCGCACGACGGCCTTGCCGGGCTCGGCCTCCTGGAAGCGCGGGAGCACGGTGCGGAAGTAGGGGGCCTTGAGCGAGAAGGCTGCGGAGAAGAACGCGCGGCCCCTGGCGGTGTCGGCGTGCTTCTGCCAGAGCTTCGCGATGGCGTTCGGGCGCGGGTTGGTCTGGCGGGTGGTTGCGGTATCCATAGGTAGGGAGCGTACCCAGGATGTGGACCGCGCGGCCCGGAACGCGGAAAATGGGCCCGATCCGCCGCCCCCCGCCTATCGACGCTCCCCGCCAGCCGGTTCCGCCTCGGACTGAGCCCAGAACGTCGGCAGCAGTCGCCCGAACTCCTCCGCCTCGTCCATGGGCAGCGAGTGGGTGCCGTTCTCCCATACCGTGACCTGCGCGCCGGGGAGCAGCTCCCGGATCCGGTCGGCGGCGTCGGCCCCACTCAGGGACTGCTGGCCGCCGAGGTCCAGCCGCACCGGCGCGGTGATCGCCTGCCACTGCTCGTCAGTCAGCTCCTTCGGCAGGGGCAGCGCGGCCGCGTATCCCGTGGAGGCGGCGTCGATGAGCTCGACCATCAGCCCTCCGTCTCCGCGCACGTCCTCCGGACTGGTCCCGCCGATCTCGGCCAGTGCGCGGTCGCGCCACGACTGCGGCAGGGGGAGGGAGGACACGGTCGCCCAGAAGTACGTCGACAGTGGCATCGAGTCCGCGACGACGACCGGCTCAAGTAGCTCGAGGCTGGCGACCCGGTCGGGGTTCAGGCTCGCGAAGGTCGCCGCGACCGCTCCGCCGAAGCTGTGCCCGACGACGTGGGCACGCTCGATGCCCAGTTCATCGAGCAGTTCCACGTACACTCCGGCCTGGTCGGCGGTGTCCTCGAACGCCACGGTCTGCACGGAGAATCCGGCATCGCCGAGCGGGTCGACGGCGATGATGTCGCGCTCCCCTATCCAGGCCGGGAGATTTTCCACCCACTGCGCGGCTCCGGAAGATCTTCCCGGAAACAGCAGCACTGGTTCGCCCACTCCGTCACCATCCCACCCCAGGTAGTGCACGGTTCCGTGACTGGTCTCCACCTCCCCCTGTTCCGGCGCTTCAGGCAGTTCCGCGAGAAGATCCTCGTAGGCGCGCGCGTAGCGCTGCTCGGCCTCGCTGTCCTCCCACTCGCCCACCTGCGGACCGCTGGAAAGCCACCCGAGCCCCGCCCCGATGAGCGCCAGCACCACCAGCACCACGATGATCCACCTGGCAGCCTTCACGTTTCCCCCCGACAATACGGTCGTATTTTTTAATCAGAATACAGTCGTATCGTTAGACTGTCCACATGTCAGCGCAGAACTCCGACCGACGATCCGCCGTCCTCGCAGCCGTGTGGGGAGTGATCGCCGAGCGGGGCATCGACGGGGTGAGTTTCCGCAGCGTCGCCAGAGAGGCGGGCGTTTCGACAGGCCTGGTCCAGCACCACTTCCCCACCCGGGCCGACCTCATCCGCGAATCCGCCCGGTGGATGATCGACTCCGCCAGTGCCAGCTACCCGGCCACCCGAGACGTCGACGACGACACGGCCGTCACGGAGCTTCTCACCCACGCGCTGCCCTCGGCCTCGCAGAGCCCGCGTGGTGTCGGGATCTACTACGCCTTTCTCGCCACCGCCGCCACGGACGCAGTGGTCAGGGAGGTCCTCCGCGAGGCGAAGGACGGTGCGCGCGACGAGATCGCGCGGCGACTCAGAATCGGCACGTTGGAAGCTGCCGCACTCCTGGCCCTGTCCGACGGATTGGTGCAGCAGGCCTACCTCGGAGCCATTTCGCCCGAGGCCGCGGTCTCCGTCATCAGCAGGGAGGTGGAACGCGCACGAAAAAACCCGCCACTGGAGTGACGGGCTTTCCTGACGGCGGGAGACTAGCTCTCGTCGCCCTCGATGATGTCGTCATCCTCCGGCTCCTCGCCGAAGTACTCGGACGGGTCAACGGAGTTGCCCTCGGAGTCCTCGACGGTGACGCGGCAGATGGCGGCGGCGAGTGCCTTGCCGCGGCGCACGTCGGCGAAGAGGTTGCCGATCTGGTTGGCCTGCTGCAGCTGCTGGACGAACTGCGACGGGTCCATCCCGTTGGACTGCGCGGTGAAGAGGATGTGGTCGGTCAGCTCCTGCTGGGAGACCTGCGGATCCTCCTCGTCGGCGAGTGCGTCGAGGAACAGCTGCGTGCGGACGGATTCCTCGGCCTGCTCGCGGGACTGCTTGTCGAATTCCTCGCGGGTGGTGCCCTGGGCCTCGAGAAGGCCGGCGAGGGCGTTCTCGTCGTGGGCCATCTGACCGAGGATCTGGTGCAGCTGCTGGTGAGCCTGCTCGTCGACGACGGACTCGGGAACAGCAACCTCGGTCTTGGCCAGCGCGGCCTTGAGCACCTCGTCGCGGATGTCCGCGGCCTGCTTGCCCTTGCCCTGCTCGGCGAGCATGGTCTTGGTGTTCTCGCGCAGCTCCTCGACGGTGTCGAACTCGGAGGCCTCCTGGGCGAACTCGTCGTCGAGCTCGGGGAGCTTGCGCTCCTTGGTCTGCTGGACGGTCACCTTAATGGTGGCGGTCTTGCCGGCGTGCTCGCCAGCCTGCAGCTCAGCCTCGAACTCGGCCTCCTCCTCGGACTTCAGTCCGCGCAGTGCGCTGTCCAGGCCCTTGATGAGGTCGTCGGAGCCGAGCTCGTAGGACAGACCCTCGGTGGAGGCCTCGTCGATCTTCTCGCCGTCGATCTCGGCAGCGAGGTCGATCACGGCGAAGTCGCCGGTCTTGAGCTTGCGCTTGGTGTCCTTGAGCTCGCCGAAGCGGGCGCGGAGGTTGTCCAGCTCGGTGTCCACGGCGGCGTCGTCGATCTCGATCGCCGGGACGGTGACCTTGATGTCGGAGAAGTCCGGCACGTCGACCTCGGGGCGGACGTCGACCTCCGCGGTGAACTCGACGAAGTCGTTGTCCTCCAGCTTCGAGATGTCGATGGCCGGCTGACCGATGACCTTGAGGTCGTTCTCCTCGCAGGCCTGCTGGTAGCGGGTCGGCAGCATGTCGTTGATGACCTGCTCGAGGATCGGGCCACGGCCGTAACGGGCGTCGATAAGCTGCTTCGGCGCCTTGCCCTTACGGAAGCCGGGGATGGACACCTGCTGAGCGATGGCCTCGTAGGCCTGATCGATCTCGGGCTTGAGCTCGTCAAACGGAACGTTGACGGTCAGCTTCACGCGGGTGTCGTTCAGCTTCTCGACGGAAGTCTTCACTGGTAAGTCTCCTGGTTGTCGTGATTAATACGGATTTGTTTAAGTCTAAGAGCCCGTTCCCGGGCCCCGTACGTCGGGGCGACAGGATTTGAACCTGCGACCCCCTGCTCCCAAAGCAGGTGCGCTACCAAGCTGCGCCACGCCCCGTCCGGCCCAGGGAAAATGCTCTTTCCCGGATCGTCCGGCTTGCGAGTCTAGCGGGCGACCGGATTCCGCGGTGCAACCGGGGTGCGACCGGCAGGCCGGAACGCGCAAAACCCGGCCACGGGGGCCGGGTTGAGGTGTTACGTGGAGGGAATGACGGGAATCGAACCCGCGTCTTCAGCTTGGAAGGCTGAGGTATTAGCCACTATACGACATTCCCACAGGCCATTATCTGGCAGCGAGACGAGCTTAACGCATGAGTGCGCCGGAAGGAAAACCGCCTTCCGGAACTTTCGCCGGCCGCGGAACGTTGTTCCGGTAGACAACTTTCCATCAAGTACGAGCGACAGAAAGTGCACTCCCGTGGGCTCACTCATCATCATCATCGCCATTGCTGTGGGTGCCGGCGCCTGGATCTCCGGCCGAAGCACCAAGAAGAACACCGCCCAGCTTGAGCAGAACCGGGCCGCCGACGCCCGCGCCGACGCGCAGCGCTGGACCGAGCGTCTGGGTAGCCAGGTGCTCAGCCTCTCCGGCACCGACCAGGCCTCCACCCAGGCCATGGCCGATGCCTCGGAGCGCTTCAATGCTGCGAACTCCGCGCTGTCCACCGCGCAGACGACGAAGGAGTTCCTGCTCGCCCGCGAGTCCGCGCTCGAGGGCCTGCACTACGTCAACGCCGCCCGGGAAATCATGGGCATGCCCGCCGGCCCGCAGCTTCCCGAGCTCGAGGGCCAGCGCCAGGCCGGCCGGGTCACGGAGCGCCGCACCATCGAACACGAGGGCCAGACCCTCACCGCGTCACCGGTGGCCACGGATGACGCGCAGCACTACTACCCCGGCGGCAACGTCGCCGGCCGTCCGGTTCCGGCCGGCTGGTACTCCAGTCCCTGGTGGGGACCCGCCCTGGCCACGGGTATGTGGAACATGTCGTCGGTGATGATGTTCTCCATGATGTTCTCGGGCATGGCCGGTGCCCCGAGCGCCGCGGCCTTCGAGTCCGGTTATGACGAGGGATTCGCCGACGCCGGTGGAGACATGGGCGGCGACGGTGACTTCGGCGGCGGAGACATGGGCGGCGGTGACGCGGGCGGAGACGGCGGCGGTTTCTTCGACGGCCTCTTCGGCGGTGGCGATGGCGGCGGAGACGGTGGCTTCGGCTTTGACTTCGGTTTCGACTAGCCCCTGCTGATCACCACGACAAGACCCCCGCAGCGTCCTCTTCCCAGAGGTGCTGCGGGGGTCCTGTGCTGAGCGGGGGCTACTCGGCCGGAACCTCCGGGGCGACGCCGGAGCGCTCGTACTCGGCGAGGATGTCGATGCGGCGCTGGTGGCGCTCCTCCTCGGACCACGGCTGCTCCAGGAAGGCGTCGACCATGGCGAGCACCTCGTCGCCGGTGTGCATGCGCCCACCGATGCCGATGAGCTGGGCGTTGTTGTGCTCGCGTGCGAGGCGGGCGGTCTCCACGGACCAGGCCAGCGCACAGCGCGCACCCGGCACCTTGTTGGCCGCGATCTGCTCGCCGTTGCCCGAGCCGCCGAGGACGATGCCCAGGGAGCCCGGATCGTCGACCGTCTTGCGGGCGGCGTCGATGCAGAAGGCGGGGTAGTCGTCGGCGGCGTCGTAGGTGTAGGCACCGCAGTCGACTACCTCGTGGCCCGCGGCCTTGAGGTGATCGGCGATGAGGTTCTTTGTCTCGAATCCGGCATGGTCTGCTCCAAGGTAAACGC
This sequence is a window from Corynebacterium doosanense CAU 212 = DSM 45436. Protein-coding genes within it:
- a CDS encoding hotdog fold domain-containing protein, with the translated sequence MDTATTRQTNPRPNAIAKLWQKHADTARGRAFFSAAFSLKAPYFRTVLPRFQEAEPGKAVVRIGDWWGVRNHIGTYHVIAALNGAEAAMGLLCEVSVPDTHRWIPRGMRAEYPTKSTGGLTVTATADFPNFDELTPETGGQLVTVKVDYLDDAGNAPVVAEIDVWVSAKKKR
- a CDS encoding alpha/beta fold hydrolase; translated protein: MKAARWIIVVLVVLALIGAGLGWLSSGPQVGEWEDSEAEQRYARAYEDLLAELPEAPEQGEVETSHGTVHYLGWDGDGVGEPVLLFPGRSSGAAQWVENLPAWIGERDIIAVDPLGDAGFSVQTVAFEDTADQAGVYVELLDELGIERAHVVGHSFGGAVAATFASLNPDRVASLELLEPVVVADSMPLSTYFWATVSSLPLPQSWRDRALAEIGGTSPEDVRGDGGLMVELIDAASTGYAAALPLPKELTDEQWQAITAPVRLDLGGQQSLSGADAADRIRELLPGAQVTVWENGTHSLPMDEAEEFGRLLPTFWAQSEAEPAGGERR
- a CDS encoding TetR/AcrR family transcriptional regulator, coding for MSAQNSDRRSAVLAAVWGVIAERGIDGVSFRSVAREAGVSTGLVQHHFPTRADLIRESARWMIDSASASYPATRDVDDDTAVTELLTHALPSASQSPRGVGIYYAFLATAATDAVVREVLREAKDGARDEIARRLRIGTLEAAALLALSDGLVQQAYLGAISPEAAVSVISREVERARKNPPLE
- the tig gene encoding trigger factor; translated protein: MKTSVEKLNDTRVKLTVNVPFDELKPEIDQAYEAIAQQVSIPGFRKGKAPKQLIDARYGRGPILEQVINDMLPTRYQQACEENDLKVIGQPAIDISKLEDNDFVEFTAEVDVRPEVDVPDFSDIKVTVPAIEIDDAAVDTELDNLRARFGELKDTKRKLKTGDFAVIDLAAEIDGEKIDEASTEGLSYELGSDDLIKGLDSALRGLKSEEEAEFEAELQAGEHAGKTATIKVTVQQTKERKLPELDDEFAQEASEFDTVEELRENTKTMLAEQGKGKQAADIRDEVLKAALAKTEVAVPESVVDEQAHQQLHQILGQMAHDENALAGLLEAQGTTREEFDKQSREQAEESVRTQLFLDALADEEDPQVSQQELTDHILFTAQSNGMDPSQFVQQLQQANQIGNLFADVRRGKALAAAICRVTVEDSEGNSVDPSEYFGEEPEDDDIIEGDES
- a CDS encoding ribose-5-phosphate isomerase, encoding MRVYLGADHAGFETKNLIADHLKAAGHEVVDCGAYTYDAADDYPAFCIDAARKTVDDPGSLGIVLGGSGNGEQIAANKVPGARCALAWSVETARLAREHNNAQLIGIGGRMHTGDEVLAMVDAFLEQPWSEEERHQRRIDILAEYERSGVAPEVPAE